In the Nitrospinota bacterium genome, one interval contains:
- a CDS encoding prepilin-type N-terminal cleavage/methylation domain-containing protein has protein sequence MGKRREYRNFDFSTISIKMKPLLKRTKNQSGFTMVELLIASTIGLIVLGVSIYIFTDQEDTLNSENIKTNLRAKGRHAIKVLTKELRMSGFGLPPGLGISAPDPLADGSTISFRTNIGDVRTTTPPSAGSGGTSSSNSISTVDGSGFSNNDNIIIYNPSYDQYEFNSVSGTPSASSIPLSSGLANSYTYGVNANLVTIHKYNDVTIALSGTSINKTVDGTTTALITDVSSTDGLAFEFYGETETSQLNTVGVTVNMVSPVDSRLTMQFKTDINLRN, from the coding sequence ATGGGAAAACGGCGCGAATACCGTAACTTTGACTTCTCAACTATCTCAATAAAAATGAAGCCATTATTAAAGCGCACAAAAAATCAAAGCGGCTTTACGATGGTCGAGTTGTTGATCGCCTCCACAATTGGCCTGATCGTTCTTGGTGTATCCATTTATATTTTTACCGATCAGGAAGACACATTAAACAGCGAAAACATTAAAACCAACCTGCGTGCAAAGGGTCGTCATGCTATAAAAGTTTTGACCAAGGAACTGCGAATGTCCGGTTTTGGTTTGCCACCCGGACTTGGAATATCGGCTCCCGATCCTCTCGCTGATGGTTCGACCATTAGTTTTCGAACCAATATTGGTGACGTCCGCACCACGACACCTCCGTCAGCAGGTTCTGGAGGAACATCGAGTTCAAACTCCATATCCACCGTTGATGGAAGCGGGTTCAGCAATAACGATAATATAATTATTTACAACCCTTCTTACGATCAATACGAGTTTAACTCGGTTAGCGGAACACCTTCTGCTTCAAGCATACCCCTGAGTTCAGGGCTAGCCAATTCCTATACTTACGGCGTAAATGCCAACCTGGTCACCATTCATAAATATAATGATGTCACCATCGCTTTATCCGGGACCAGTATAAACAAGACGGTTGATGGAACCACAACCGCATTAATCACTGATGTGTCATCCACTGACGGATTGGCATTTGAATTTTACGGAGAAACCGAAACCTCTCAACTGAACACGGTGGGGGTAACCGTGAATATGGTGTCTCCCGTGGACTCCCGCCTGACCATGCAATTTAAAACGGATATTAATTTAAGAAATTAG
- the rodA gene encoding rod shape-determining protein RodA has translation MIDRRLVSNFNWWFFLTCLGISILGVITIYSANHGRPEAFFRGLYIKQIYWIGYGLVAMLIALVLDYRIFSRYAYLIYVLTILALGYVLVYGVIASGSRRWIHIGSISVQVSEFAKVSLIIALAKYFESGKMSNQYTLKDLIVPALLTAVLGGLIVVQPDLGTTMMIFFIFLVFVAAIEMERMTLIKLFTGGLMLAPALWFFLKDYQKTRLLTLFNPELDPLGAGYHSIQSKIAIGSGGFWGKGLLAGTQSRLNFLPEKHTDFIFSVFAEETGFLGVVVLLSLFLYVILKGLNIAFRAADRFGFFLALGLVGSITFYIIFNVGMTVGLFPITGIPLPFLSYGGSSLITHFFAVGLLLNVEMRRAMH, from the coding sequence ATGATTGATCGGCGCCTTGTTTCCAACTTCAACTGGTGGTTTTTCCTGACGTGCCTGGGCATTTCTATTCTCGGTGTCATAACCATCTACAGCGCCAACCATGGTCGTCCTGAAGCTTTTTTTCGCGGGCTTTATATCAAACAAATTTACTGGATTGGTTATGGACTGGTGGCCATGCTCATTGCATTGGTCCTCGATTATCGTATCTTCAGCCGTTATGCCTACCTCATTTATGTTCTAACTATTCTTGCGCTGGGTTATGTGCTGGTATATGGAGTGATCGCCTCAGGTTCCCGACGCTGGATTCATATTGGCTCGATCAGTGTTCAGGTTTCTGAATTCGCGAAGGTGTCATTGATCATTGCCCTGGCTAAATATTTCGAATCGGGAAAGATGTCGAATCAATACACGCTGAAGGACCTGATCGTTCCGGCCCTGCTTACGGCGGTCCTGGGGGGACTCATCGTTGTCCAGCCTGATCTCGGCACCACCATGATGATCTTTTTCATTTTCCTGGTATTCGTAGCCGCCATTGAAATGGAAAGAATGACCCTGATAAAACTTTTCACAGGCGGACTCATGCTGGCTCCCGCGCTCTGGTTTTTTTTGAAGGACTACCAGAAAACCCGGCTTTTAACTTTATTCAATCCCGAACTGGACCCACTCGGAGCAGGTTATCACTCTATCCAATCCAAAATCGCGATTGGTTCAGGGGGGTTCTGGGGTAAGGGTTTGCTTGCGGGAACCCAAAGCCGGCTTAACTTTCTTCCGGAAAAACATACAGATTTTATTTTTTCAGTGTTTGCGGAAGAAACAGGTTTTTTAGGAGTGGTTGTTCTTTTATCCTTATTTCTTTATGTCATCCTGAAAGGTTTGAACATCGCGTTTCGAGCCGCGGACCGGTTTGGGTTTTTTCTGGCCCTGGGTCTTGTCGGCTCCATCACGTTTTATATAATCTTTAATGTTGGAATGACCGTCGGTCTTTTCCCCATCACCGGAATCCCCTTGCCTTTCCTGAGTTACGGGGGCTCTTCTCTCATCACTCATTTTTTTGCAGTCGGTCTCTTGTTAAATGTTGAGATGCGAAGGGCAATGCATTAA
- a CDS encoding Rne/Rng family ribonuclease, protein MSSEILINSNQREIRVALMENNQVSELFIEHKTNKGIVGNIYRGRVTKILPGMQVAFVDIGMEKAGFLYVGDIDVVDMLGLEEEVDPPALEEETEDPFSGKPGRPNHGIRIQDILQEGQEILVQVAKNPLGTKGARITNYITLPGRYLVYMPTVNHISVSRRIEEEDERERLKSLVSEIGNPGEGYIVRTAGQDATKAEFDSDLKFLHRLWDNLKLKSENLGAPHLVYEDLNLIFRSIRDLFTNDTERLVIDSSSDFNKCVEFCSTYLPHLSDKIEQYKDPMPIFDHYGIEMDINRALGRTIWLKSGGYITIDQTEALVAIDVNTGKYVGHSDPEDTILKTNLEAVKETVYQLRLRNIGGIIIVDFIDMAKEESKEIVSNALKQALKSDRSRTRILKISELGLVEMTRKRVRESLSQTLCEPCDYCEGKGYIKGTSTVCYEIIREIQRRGTDNITKKKIDIEVHPNVYDMLFEEESSFLEEIEKQNNIEITFQVNPKLHREKYVIVAS, encoded by the coding sequence ATGTCTTCTGAAATACTGATAAATTCCAACCAGCGTGAAATTCGCGTGGCGTTGATGGAGAACAATCAGGTCTCGGAATTATTCATCGAGCATAAAACCAACAAGGGAATTGTTGGAAATATTTATCGGGGCAGGGTCACAAAAATTCTTCCTGGAATGCAGGTGGCCTTCGTTGATATAGGAATGGAAAAGGCCGGCTTTCTATATGTTGGAGATATCGATGTTGTTGATATGCTTGGACTCGAAGAAGAAGTAGACCCCCCTGCTCTCGAGGAAGAAACGGAAGACCCTTTTTCAGGAAAACCCGGCAGGCCCAACCATGGAATCCGCATTCAGGATATTCTGCAGGAAGGCCAGGAGATTCTTGTGCAGGTTGCCAAAAATCCACTCGGAACCAAGGGGGCCCGGATCACCAATTACATAACCCTACCGGGACGATACCTGGTCTACATGCCAACGGTCAATCATATAAGCGTTTCCCGTCGCATTGAAGAAGAAGATGAGAGAGAACGGCTGAAATCACTGGTCAGTGAAATTGGTAATCCCGGCGAAGGTTATATTGTCAGAACTGCCGGACAAGACGCGACAAAGGCGGAGTTTGATTCCGATCTCAAGTTTCTTCACCGCTTGTGGGATAACCTGAAACTAAAATCTGAAAATCTAGGCGCTCCGCATCTGGTTTACGAAGACCTGAACCTGATCTTCAGGTCCATTCGTGACCTTTTTACCAATGATACCGAGCGGTTGGTGATCGACTCCAGTTCAGATTTCAACAAGTGTGTTGAGTTCTGCTCCACCTATCTCCCCCATTTGTCAGATAAGATTGAGCAGTATAAAGACCCAATGCCGATTTTCGACCATTATGGTATCGAAATGGATATCAACCGGGCCCTGGGCAGGACGATCTGGCTGAAATCAGGGGGTTATATCACAATTGATCAGACCGAGGCCCTGGTTGCCATTGACGTCAACACAGGAAAATATGTCGGGCATAGCGACCCTGAAGACACCATCCTGAAAACCAACCTGGAAGCGGTGAAAGAAACCGTATACCAGCTTCGCCTGAGGAACATCGGTGGCATCATCATTGTGGATTTCATTGATATGGCGAAGGAGGAAAGCAAAGAAATAGTTTCGAACGCGCTGAAACAGGCACTTAAATCAGACCGGTCCCGAACCCGCATCCTCAAAATTTCTGAATTGGGGCTGGTGGAAATGACCCGCAAGCGAGTGCGTGAAAGTCTCTCTCAAACCCTTTGCGAACCCTGCGACTATTGTGAAGGAAAAGGGTATATCAAAGGGACGTCTACCGTCTGTTATGAAATAATCCGGGAAATTCAGCGCCGTGGAACCGACAACATAACCAAAAAGAAAATCGATATTGAAGTGCACCCCAATGTTTATGACATGCTGTTTGAAGAAGAAAGCAGTTTCCTTGAAGAAATAGAAAAACAGAACAATATAGAGATCACCTTTCAAGTAAACCCGAAACTGCATCGCGAAAAATATGTAATTGTGGCATCTTGA
- the bamE gene encoding outer membrane protein assembly factor BamE yields the protein MQIKSMRMKNQSILNIFLLAVVLLMYGCGTTGKDFNESLYKNIVVGTTTHKEILAMFGPPFKKGIQNGNKIWTYQYNVYNAFGKDTTKDMIIVFTQDGVVKSHQMMSNKP from the coding sequence ATGCAGATAAAATCGATGCGGATGAAGAACCAATCAATACTGAATATTTTTCTACTTGCTGTTGTGCTTCTTATGTATGGCTGCGGCACTACTGGCAAGGATTTTAACGAGTCTCTTTACAAAAATATTGTTGTAGGAACAACAACCCATAAAGAAATACTGGCAATGTTTGGACCACCCTTTAAAAAGGGTATTCAAAATGGAAATAAAATCTGGACATATCAATATAATGTTTACAACGCTTTTGGAAAAGATACCACTAAAGACATGATCATAGTCTTTACTCAGGATGGAGTGGTGAAATCCCACCAGATGATGTCTAACAAACCATAA
- a CDS encoding MFS transporter has translation MFGFNKSQWGTLHLTWVAFFLTFVAWFNLAPFNSTIMHTFRLSSDEINVLMICNVALTIPARIIIGFWVDKYGPQKVFSGLLVFSALVCFGFALANNFEVMLITRLLMGVVGGGFVVGIKMIAEWFPHEKMGTAQGIYAGWGNFGSAFAAFTLPGVAFFFPEDIGWRIATGISGLLCLIWAGVYYKFCQDAPGKGRDFPVDPHGVIEVNSWWDLALQIFILMPVYGAFALIIWKLSGHPFSLISQTLSMSLFLGIALLFLLNAIRCWTVTVPRLQNPPLDKEKYSFSQIAILSLVYSLTFGSELAVVSMFPQFMETTFSLSVGFAGMLGASYAFMNLVARPGGGWISDRFGRRKTLFIMVFGGMVSHWCIGEIDSGWSLTSTITLALAGSIFFKAGNGACFAAIPLISKRLTGKLAGLAGAYGSIGAVIFLTLFSFVTPQEFFKIIAGYAFLVFLCLFFLKPFRATPEGDRT, from the coding sequence ATGTTCGGTTTCAACAAATCCCAATGGGGCACACTGCACCTGACCTGGGTGGCATTTTTTCTGACATTTGTAGCATGGTTCAACCTGGCGCCCTTCAACTCTACGATCATGCACACTTTTCGTCTCTCTTCTGACGAGATCAATGTATTGATGATTTGCAATGTGGCTTTGACCATCCCAGCCAGGATCATCATTGGTTTCTGGGTCGATAAATATGGTCCCCAAAAAGTGTTCAGTGGACTATTGGTTTTTTCCGCCCTGGTGTGCTTTGGGTTTGCACTGGCGAATAATTTTGAGGTCATGCTGATCACCCGTTTATTGATGGGAGTGGTCGGGGGCGGTTTCGTGGTGGGGATTAAAATGATTGCCGAGTGGTTCCCCCATGAAAAGATGGGAACGGCACAGGGTATTTACGCGGGCTGGGGCAACTTCGGTTCAGCATTTGCGGCGTTTACACTTCCCGGGGTTGCTTTTTTCTTTCCCGAAGACATCGGGTGGCGGATCGCAACGGGTATTTCAGGACTCTTATGTCTTATCTGGGCTGGCGTCTACTACAAATTTTGCCAGGATGCCCCGGGTAAGGGCAGAGATTTTCCAGTCGATCCGCATGGTGTGATCGAAGTCAACTCGTGGTGGGACCTTGCCCTGCAAATCTTTATTCTCATGCCGGTTTATGGAGCCTTCGCGCTGATCATTTGGAAACTTTCCGGACATCCCTTTTCCCTGATCTCACAAACCCTCTCCATGTCTCTTTTCCTCGGAATAGCATTGCTCTTTTTATTGAATGCAATACGCTGTTGGACAGTCACAGTGCCCCGATTGCAAAATCCCCCTCTCGACAAAGAAAAATATTCGTTCAGCCAGATCGCCATATTAAGCCTGGTGTATTCTCTGACTTTCGGTTCAGAATTAGCAGTTGTTTCAATGTTCCCACAGTTCATGGAAACAACATTTTCACTTTCTGTGGGATTTGCAGGAATGCTGGGAGCGAGTTACGCCTTTATGAACCTGGTGGCAAGACCGGGAGGAGGGTGGATTTCCGATCGATTTGGTCGCAGGAAAACACTTTTCATCATGGTATTTGGAGGAATGGTGAGCCACTGGTGTATTGGCGAGATTGATTCCGGTTGGAGTCTCACAAGCACCATAACCCTTGCTTTAGCAGGATCCATTTTTTTTAAAGCAGGCAATGGAGCTTGTTTTGCCGCAATTCCTCTCATTTCCAAGCGCCTGACCGGAAAACTTGCAGGCCTCGCAGGAGCCTATGGTAGTATCGGGGCAGTTATTTTTCTCACCCTGTTCAGTTTTGTAACCCCACAGGAGTTTTTTAAAATAATCGCAGGCTATGCTTTTCTGGTATTCTTATGCCTGTTTTTCTTAAAACCTTTCCGGGCCACGCCCGAAGGAGACAGGACTTAG
- the ychF gene encoding redox-regulated ATPase YchF, with translation MGFTCGLVGLPNAGKSTLFGALTRTKAQAGNYAFTTIEPNSGIVPVPDKRLDTITQYIKTNKVVPTTMEFVDIAGLIKGASKGEGLGNKFLGHIREVDAIAHVVRCFEDGNVPHVSDVIDPVADIETINTELMIADMESLERRKTKIEKLAKSGDKEARMQVEVLDKLADSLDQNQPARTVTGFNEEQINYVKSLTLLSAKPVLYICNVMDPGDTENELVQKVKEIAEQDGSSVVALAGKIEGEIMEIEDPEEQAMFMEEMGLTETGLDRMISAGYGLLELSTYFTAGEKETRAWTIPKNSKAPQAAGVIHTDFEKGFIRAEVYSLEDLEQYKSEAAIKDAGKLRVEGKDYVVEDGDIMHFRFNV, from the coding sequence ATGGGATTCACTTGCGGCCTTGTCGGCCTCCCCAATGCGGGGAAATCAACACTGTTTGGTGCGTTGACACGAACCAAAGCCCAGGCGGGGAATTATGCCTTTACAACCATCGAACCAAATAGCGGTATCGTGCCGGTTCCCGATAAGCGCCTGGATACCATCACCCAATACATTAAAACCAATAAAGTTGTTCCCACAACGATGGAGTTTGTCGACATTGCCGGACTGATCAAAGGCGCGTCCAAGGGAGAAGGACTCGGCAACAAATTTCTCGGCCACATCCGTGAAGTGGACGCCATTGCCCATGTCGTTCGCTGTTTCGAAGACGGCAATGTTCCCCATGTCAGCGATGTGATTGATCCGGTCGCAGACATCGAAACAATCAACACTGAATTAATGATCGCGGACATGGAATCGCTTGAACGCCGAAAAACCAAGATAGAAAAGCTGGCAAAATCAGGGGACAAGGAAGCCCGTATGCAAGTGGAGGTTCTCGACAAACTTGCCGATTCCCTTGATCAGAACCAGCCGGCACGAACCGTCACCGGATTCAATGAAGAGCAAATCAACTATGTAAAAAGTCTGACACTTTTGAGTGCCAAACCCGTCCTTTATATCTGCAATGTCATGGACCCGGGTGACACAGAGAATGAACTGGTGCAAAAAGTAAAAGAAATTGCGGAACAGGACGGCTCTTCGGTCGTGGCACTGGCGGGGAAAATTGAAGGTGAAATTATGGAGATCGAAGATCCGGAAGAACAGGCCATGTTCATGGAAGAAATGGGACTGACAGAAACCGGGCTAGACCGCATGATTTCTGCCGGGTATGGATTGCTCGAATTATCCACCTACTTCACAGCAGGAGAAAAAGAAACCCGGGCCTGGACAATCCCCAAAAACTCCAAAGCACCCCAGGCGGCAGGAGTGATTCACACCGACTTTGAAAAAGGATTCATCCGCGCGGAAGTTTACAGCCTGGAAGACCTGGAGCAATACAAATCAGAAGCGGCGATTAAAGACGCGGGGAAACTCAGGGTTGAAGGAAAAGATTATGTCGTCGAGGACGGCGACATCATGCACTTCCGTTTTAATGTCTGA
- a CDS encoding D-glycerate dehydrogenase, with the protein MMPIVTVTNMFPEVALAKLGPHCDLRTNQTENPPATEELKKYASESDVLVTYLSDKIGQDIIDCAVNLKLIANYGAGFNNIDVGYASKKGIWVTNTPAVLHETTADLTWAMILGAARRIVPAERFTRENRFKGWQAKMYLGGDVYGKTLGIVGCGEIGSAVARRASGFQMRVLYCNRNRMPVEKEQDLNAVFVSLEELLRQSDFVSVHAPLTEQTQYMIGKEQFLMMKPTAYFIHTARGKVVDDKALVEALKEEKIAGAALDVYENEPELTEGMTELENLMLLPHIGSASYETRDKMANLVADNVLDALAGKTPRCLVPSWGK; encoded by the coding sequence GTGATGCCCATAGTTACTGTAACCAATATGTTTCCCGAGGTCGCTTTGGCAAAACTGGGTCCTCACTGCGACTTGCGGACCAATCAGACGGAAAATCCGCCTGCAACTGAAGAACTGAAAAAATATGCTTCTGAAAGCGATGTTCTTGTCACTTACTTATCGGACAAAATCGGCCAGGACATTATTGATTGTGCGGTGAATTTGAAGCTCATCGCCAATTATGGGGCTGGATTCAACAATATTGATGTGGGATATGCGTCTAAAAAGGGCATTTGGGTGACCAATACTCCTGCAGTTTTACATGAAACTACCGCCGACTTGACCTGGGCGATGATTCTGGGAGCAGCCAGACGAATCGTTCCCGCTGAACGCTTTACCCGGGAAAACCGGTTCAAAGGCTGGCAGGCGAAAATGTATCTGGGCGGAGATGTTTATGGAAAAACTCTCGGTATTGTGGGTTGCGGGGAAATTGGCTCCGCGGTTGCCCGCAGGGCATCGGGATTTCAGATGCGGGTCCTTTACTGCAATAGAAATAGAATGCCTGTAGAAAAAGAGCAGGATTTGAATGCGGTTTTCGTGTCGCTGGAGGAATTACTCCGCCAATCGGATTTCGTTAGTGTTCATGCTCCCTTAACGGAACAGACTCAATACATGATTGGCAAGGAGCAATTTTTGATGATGAAGCCCACAGCTTATTTCATTCATACAGCCCGGGGGAAAGTGGTGGATGATAAAGCCCTGGTTGAAGCTCTGAAAGAAGAAAAAATTGCCGGCGCGGCACTGGATGTTTATGAAAATGAGCCTGAACTCACTGAAGGCATGACCGAATTAGAGAACCTGATGTTACTTCCTCATATAGGCAGTGCGAGTTATGAGACAAGGGATAAAATGGCAAACCTTGTTGCAGATAATGTTCTGGATGCTTTGGCAGGTAAAACCCCGCGGTGCCTGGTGCCTTCCTGGGGAAAGTGA
- a CDS encoding radical SAM protein yields the protein MKILFLVPPETISLESSVPKALEGGKGYYPKLGLLYVAAYYERETGNTATFIDCPPENVSEEDMLARVREIKPDMVAMSIMTFNLLDALRTAMVLKKENPNIKICLGGPHVNLYPKETLDQPEIDYVVFGEGEKIFTRLVLALENGNEPLSSINGLGWKQDNTSNINPAETELLDLDELPFPARHLVDVSSYQHIIGEGRQFFTIQATRGCPAACTFCDIRKTKFRIRSPESVVNEIEELVKMGVDDLFFVDDTITIDKKNVLAICKLIVDRGIKINFKISARVDTINKEVVAALKKAGCYRIHFGIESATPKHLQYLQKGQSLEKVERAVKMTREAGIGFFAYMMIGIPHETKEEMFATVDFAKKLKPDYAQFSICTPYPKVELYYQMLSEGIVPEDYWQKFAENPSPDFKIKFWNKDFSEEELRQIQDECHARFYRSPTYIMKQITQLRSWTDFTAKARMGTKILTSRLGI from the coding sequence ATGAAAATTTTATTCCTCGTCCCCCCCGAAACCATTTCTCTGGAATCTTCAGTTCCAAAAGCACTAGAAGGTGGTAAAGGCTATTATCCAAAACTAGGGCTTCTCTATGTTGCCGCCTATTACGAGCGGGAAACGGGAAACACTGCAACCTTCATCGACTGCCCACCTGAAAATGTTTCAGAAGAAGATATGCTTGCGCGTGTCAGGGAAATTAAGCCGGATATGGTCGCCATGAGTATCATGACTTTCAATCTGCTCGATGCATTGCGCACCGCAATGGTACTGAAGAAAGAGAATCCAAATATAAAAATCTGCCTCGGCGGTCCGCATGTAAACTTATACCCCAAAGAAACTCTCGACCAGCCGGAAATCGATTATGTGGTTTTTGGTGAAGGAGAAAAAATATTCACCCGCCTGGTTCTGGCTCTGGAAAATGGCAATGAACCTTTGTCATCTATCAACGGCCTGGGTTGGAAACAGGATAATACATCGAATATCAACCCGGCGGAAACTGAGCTTCTTGATCTTGATGAATTACCGTTTCCCGCACGCCACCTTGTCGATGTTTCAAGTTACCAGCACATAATTGGAGAGGGGCGGCAGTTCTTCACCATCCAGGCGACAAGAGGCTGCCCGGCGGCTTGCACCTTCTGCGATATCCGAAAAACAAAGTTCCGAATACGCAGTCCTGAAAGTGTTGTGAATGAAATCGAAGAACTGGTCAAAATGGGAGTGGACGATTTATTTTTTGTTGATGACACCATCACCATCGACAAAAAAAATGTGTTGGCGATTTGCAAGCTGATCGTTGATCGGGGAATCAAAATAAATTTCAAAATTTCCGCCAGGGTGGACACCATCAACAAGGAAGTTGTGGCCGCTCTCAAAAAAGCAGGATGCTACCGCATCCATTTCGGCATTGAGTCCGCGACTCCAAAACATTTGCAATATCTTCAGAAAGGCCAAAGCCTGGAAAAAGTTGAACGTGCAGTCAAAATGACACGTGAAGCCGGTATAGGATTCTTCGCCTACATGATGATTGGCATCCCTCATGAGACTAAAGAAGAAATGTTCGCTACCGTGGACTTTGCCAAAAAACTGAAACCTGATTACGCGCAGTTTTCAATCTGCACGCCTTACCCAAAAGTAGAACTCTATTATCAAATGCTGAGTGAAGGTATCGTTCCAGAAGACTATTGGCAGAAGTTCGCCGAAAACCCCAGCCCGGATTTTAAAATCAAGTTCTGGAACAAAGATTTTTCAGAAGAAGAGTTGCGCCAGATTCAGGATGAATGCCATGCTCGGTTCTACCGCAGCCCCACTTACATCATGAAGCAAATTACCCAGTTGAGATCCTGGACCGACTTCACCGCCAAAGCACGTATGGGTACCAAAATCCTCACCAGTCGGTTAGGTATTTAG
- a CDS encoding pyridoxamine 5'-phosphate oxidase family protein, whose translation MSKFYTELDEKLQEFVADQKIFFVGTAASDGRVNVSPKGMDSLKVLNKNQLIWLNLTGSGNETAAHILEKSRMTLMFCSFEGKPLILRIYGKARAIHPRDEEWSEWIKLFPDYPGSRQIFLLDIDSAQTSCGFAVPNYKYQEDRSDLVYWTEKIGDEGVKNYWKEKNQTSIDGKPTRILE comes from the coding sequence TTGAGTAAATTTTATACGGAACTGGATGAAAAACTGCAGGAGTTTGTCGCCGACCAGAAAATCTTTTTTGTTGGCACAGCGGCCTCTGATGGCCGTGTCAATGTCTCTCCCAAGGGCATGGATAGTCTTAAAGTCCTCAACAAAAATCAGTTGATTTGGCTCAACCTGACAGGCAGCGGCAATGAGACCGCCGCGCATATACTTGAGAAATCCCGCATGACTCTCATGTTCTGTTCCTTTGAAGGGAAACCGTTGATCCTTAGAATTTACGGGAAGGCCAGAGCCATTCACCCCAGAGATGAAGAGTGGTCGGAATGGATCAAGTTGTTTCCGGATTACCCCGGATCGCGTCAGATTTTCCTGCTGGATATTGATTCCGCACAAACTTCTTGTGGATTTGCGGTGCCAAATTATAAGTATCAGGAGGACAGGAGCGACCTGGTTTATTGGACAGAAAAAATAGGTGATGAGGGAGTTAAAAACTACTGGAAAGAAAAAAACCAGACCAGTATAGATGGCAAACCGACAAGAATTCTTGAGTAG
- a CDS encoding radical SAM protein: MLKVNEIYASIQGESSHTGLPCIFVRLTGCNLRCSWCDTAYAFHEGRELSLEEVVQQVETFSLPLVEITGGEPLMQEDVYPLMEALLEKGYKVMLETGGAIPIDRVPEKVIKIVDIKCPGSGEDKKNHLQNLEFLSEHDELKFVLLDRADYEWSRDLLKSINPTNQILFSPVYDKLDLKDLSQWILEDKLAVRLQTQLHKVIWSKNAIGV; the protein is encoded by the coding sequence ATGCTTAAAGTTAATGAAATTTATGCCAGCATTCAGGGCGAATCTTCTCATACTGGTCTGCCTTGTATCTTTGTCCGTTTAACAGGCTGCAACTTACGATGTTCATGGTGTGATACCGCCTATGCTTTTCATGAAGGCCGTGAACTCTCTTTGGAAGAAGTCGTTCAACAGGTAGAAACTTTTTCTCTGCCCCTGGTCGAAATCACCGGCGGTGAACCTTTGATGCAGGAAGATGTTTACCCACTTATGGAAGCTCTCCTGGAAAAAGGTTATAAGGTGATGCTGGAAACAGGCGGGGCCATTCCGATCGACAGGGTTCCGGAAAAAGTCATCAAAATCGTCGATATCAAGTGCCCCGGAAGTGGAGAAGACAAAAAAAACCATCTTCAAAATCTGGAGTTTCTTTCCGAGCATGACGAGTTAAAATTTGTACTGCTTGATCGTGCCGATTATGAATGGAGTCGTGACTTGTTGAAAAGTATAAACCCAACCAACCAGATTTTGTTCTCTCCGGTGTATGACAAGCTCGACTTGAAAGATCTGTCTCAATGGATACTGGAAGATAAATTAGCCGTGCGTCTGCAGACTCAACTCCACAAAGTCATTTGGAGCAAAAACGCTATAGGAGTATGA